The nucleotide window GAAAATCTTCCGAACACGGCTTGAATAGATTTCCATTTGCTATTACGGACCCATCTAGCTTCTTCTTTCTTGAGTTGTTCGATGCCCTATAACCGGAACGCGCGAACAACGAATAAATTACGCTTAAaaggaataaataaatttcatttaccaacGTGCACGATTCATTTACGTACAGTTTCGTCGTTCCAAATGGCTTGCAGTTGCGTTCCCAACATTACAGCGGTAAAAATGGCAAAGAGAAGCGCCTCGAAAGCCAAAAAAAGCAACAGCACCACCGTCGCGGGTGGACTGAACGTAGAACATTCCTTCCACTCTTGTCTTACACACGTTGTAAACTGTTGTATACACAAGAATAAAGATTGCAACGACATTCCAGCTATGTAGAACTGAAATACATTTTATGAACAATTAATTTTAGTTCCGGTTTGTTTCGCGACTACACAGAGACACTCACCGTAAACAGTACAAAATACTTTTGATTATTTTCTCCCACACAATTATTCACCCACGGACAATGGTGGTCCATTTTCCTAATACATCTGTGAAACAGGTACGAAAGAACTGTCGTTCGAACGATACATAATATTAGGCGAATCTTATGTTTAAGGCAGGCAGATCTCGGATGGCCGTCGTTGTAACCGTCGCTCCATTTCAATTCGCTTGTATCCGCCGCATGTATGTGATCTTGATTTTCACGATTTTAACGCATACGATCAACAATACTTTACAAAATTGGACAGAGCCAAAACCAATTTCGAATTAATTGGGATTAGGTGCGGAGGAGGCGGGAAGCGCCGATCTAACACGGCCAAGCTCGATCACGCTCGCAATGTTcacatttcgcatggatttttgccaaaatatgaaatatccgagaattattttaatattatgcaTACTTTTCCGTAAGCATCGTCTGGATTAGATCTTGTTTTGGTCTTTCGTAAAATAAGTCGGataatttgttcaacaattcTCGAATATCTCACACGTTGCCTAAAAACTTGAGTCGGAATCGAAGATTCTTGCCGAGCGACGGTAATATCTACAGGGAAAACTTGTTCGGAACGATAGGTGGAGATCGTCCGACCTGCCTGCCCTAAACGTAACATTTATCCAATGAAATTGTACAGCAAAAATGTACCTTTGGCAAACGGAACAGTGATGCGCTCTATCCGGCTTAATAGAGCAGCACTTTGgacatttaaaaattaattgtccGCCTCTAAATCCCATTTGTTCTATCATCTCTTTCGTCGCGTTGCCTTTTGGAACAGCACCCTACGCATAAATATGATCGTTAATAGCCAGAATTACCGTGGTACAAATTATCGTGTACGACGTACGATAATATAATCCGTCTAATAAATGGGGCCCTACTATGTCGTCTTACTTACCGGATCTGTGAACATTGTCCTCAAATGAGAAGCAAAGGCTAAGAAAGTTAACGATTGAAATATCGCAGTGTTCAGACCAGAATATAAAGTATTTATTGTAGGAATAAGGATCACTGCCATCACAACAAATTCTGCGTAGATGATTAACAACCATGTTAAAACTGCGCATATAATTCCACATATGTCCTACAAAGAACGTACGTACCGTAAGCTGCCGTCGAAgcgaaaggaaaagaaaatacGTACTTTAATACACCATAATCTTCCGCCGTAACATTTATTATGAACATCTCTTTCTCTTTGAAAGGTAATATAATCATAATCCATGATTTAAAATTACCAACAATGTCCTTAAACATTAATTATATGAAAACACAAATAACGCTGATTAATATAATCATAATTTATTAATGCAATCATAGTCCATTGCCTGAAACGAATACATATGAACATTAAGATACAGCTAAATCATAGACCGTGACACTTTGCATCGAAAATGACAGATATTAGCGAAACAGAGTCGGTCGGAGAGTAAAGCTTAATTATAACCTCGTATAAACTACTTACGCTACACCGCTTTGCCTcgcgatagctgaattacgcgTATTGTTATTCATTCAAATTTTCTTTATTCTATCGTCTCCGATAATACGAATAACATATATTATGAATATCGAGTAACAGAATTGATTTTTCTGTTGTCACCTGTCGCGTAATTGGCCTGGCTAGGTTCATCCATTAATAAACAATCACGCCGCTTCCACGGTGTTACCATTAAATATCCAACGAACGTTCTTTCATAAATAACGGTTCAGGTACAATGTACaacatatatcgcaaagtaAGCCGACCACAAAACGGAACTTGAACTCGTTATCACGTGTAGTGTAGATTACGATGACGATGTGTACTAGTTCGGTTTCTAAACGTCATCGATACTCGCCATTGAACGGTACATGATACACAACATGTACATATGTACGTGTATTACGAACGTACTTGGCATTCGAACGGGAACGAGACGACGGGACCATGGACCTGACAGATGTTTTCGATGGATGAAAGTGCGTTAGTGTGCGTTAGCGCGCAGTATAAATTGCAGTATAGATGCGAGAACTCCTACAATTTTCAGGAATCAGTTACCGGCACGCATGCGTTCACAAGTAGGTCCATTTGTATATTCTACATGTGCATGTACATACGTACACGACACGATGAACAATGAGGTTTTTTCGGTTCTTCATATGTAACTGCTTCGATCGGAATCGATGTACATAATGCAACAGCTTGATTCGATTATGTACGACAACTTTTCAATCCCTGGTAAGAACATTCATTGTCAGTTTTGCAAAATCTTTTCAAATGTTTGAATCTTACCGCACTTTTtaacgttctctctctctctcagttgaAACCATGAAACTATGAAATCACGGTACACACATACATTGAAATTTAAGAAAGGCTATTCAATTCGAGAACAAGATGATTGAAGATTCCGATACGTAGTTTCGGCTCTGATATACATCGTTCTGCGATGTTATCACGTGTTAATTACAATTACATATGTTATGTGTGTGCGTATATGTAGTCCAGTTTCTAAACGTCACCGTCCCCAATATCACCGGCAGTCGCCGATGCTCGCCATTGAACGTAATTACGAACGCACCTGGCCTGGTATTCGAACGGGGCAAATGTTTTCAATGAAGGCACACGATTGCGACTAGCAACCGCGCAGCGTTATCCAATTAAACCGATGGAAAGTTCAAAGTGAATAAGAATGGATTGTAAATAATACTAGATAGCACCGGTATCAATCGCCTGTCCGTCGCGTTCTTGCATGCGACTGCAAGTTTGACAGTACACGACGAAGGGTGGGGGCCGTGCTGCGCAGCCATATTGGCTACTTGTGACTTTTGGGAGGAAGCAAGCAAAAAATAACCCAACTTTTCTCGTTTCTAGACGAAAAAAATGTTGCCTTcaagaatttttcattgattttgCACGTTGCACTAATCAACGCGAACACGATTACTGTGACACGTGTCATCGTTTCTACAAGGTCGTTCTTTTTTACGAAAAATGGTATGTTAATGCTTTGATTAATGGATAGCCTATCTTAGGAACACGCAGAACACTCGTTCGTTGTGAAATTTCACGGTTTTGCTAGATTTCTTTACGATCTTTAATTTCGTTTCTCCTCGCAGAGTTTCTTTGGATTCGGTCAGTCGGCTGACATAGAGATTACTTTGGATGGTGCAGATACCAGGAAGTCTGCAGACATCAAATCCGAAGATGGAAAAAAAGAGCGCCACTTGTTATACTATGACGGGGAAACCGTATCTGGAAAGGTAAAAATGTTTGCTAAACAGCTTGTCACTGCTGCAAAGGTGCAAACGCTAACGGAGAATATCGTTTATAGTACGCAAGGGTTGATCGGATACTTTGAACGTATCGAAGCATTGTACACAATTTCAAGACATTCTTACCGCATTGTAATCCGATGTAGTTATCTTCTTTCAGTTTCAAAGAAGCTTTTCTTTCTATTCTTCGTACGATAATTCAATGTCCCATTGTATAAGCGTGCgcgcacatatatatatatatatatatatacgtgcgCTTTATGTAACATGTGGACAAATTGTAACACAACCGTTCGATGGATCAATATTGTTCGTTTATTTAGACTACTCGCT belongs to Megalopta genalis isolate 19385.01 chromosome 1, iyMegGena1_principal, whole genome shotgun sequence and includes:
- the LOC117221473 gene encoding palmitoyltransferase ZDHHC3 isoform X2, whose translation is MDYDYITFQRERDVHNKCYGGRLWCIKDICGIICAVLTWLLIIYAEFVVMAVILIPTINTLYSGLNTAIFQSLTFLAFASHLRTMFTDPGAVPKGNATKEMIEQMGFRGGQLIFKCPKCCSIKPDRAHHCSVCQRCIRKMDHHCPWVNNCVGENNQKYFVLFTFYIAGMSLQSLFLCIQQFTTCVRQEWKECSTFSPPATVVLLLFLAFEALLFAIFTAVMLGTQLQAIWNDETGIEQLKKEEARWVRNSKWKSIQAVFGRFSIAWFSPFTSPPKCKTKLDSYLYSV
- the LOC117221473 gene encoding palmitoyltransferase ZDHHC3 isoform X1, with translation MFKDIVGNFKSWIMIILPFKEKEMFIINVTAEDYGVLKYVFSFPFASTAAYEFVVMAVILIPTINTLYSGLNTAIFQSLTFLAFASHLRTMFTDPGAVPKGNATKEMIEQMGFRGGQLIFKCPKCCSIKPDRAHHCSVCQRCIRKMDHHCPWVNNCVGENNQKYFVLFTFYIAGMSLQSLFLCIQQFTTCVRQEWKECSTFSPPATVVLLLFLAFEALLFAIFTAVMLGTQLQAIWNDETGIEQLKKEEARWVRNSKWKSIQAVFGRFSIAWFSPFTSPPKCKTKLDSYLYSV